The following proteins are encoded in a genomic region of Bernardetia sp. MNP-M8:
- a CDS encoding DUF2339 domain-containing protein codes for MNEKNNPKNPDNSKKRQDNFEEENEKFPNQKFDEKLNQLPKNLVPKRYTSQASTQNKDSEASDLLKVAEGFREEIQETRSYLRRFDKDYEENVKKDPIYHHLSQMSDLTIEDDELAQRIYKNKIKEYKGTREAPRQTGDMVGRGRKVYLKVFGEDEEGEPQQRQSQPDSRYQPKGVTLQNQTRALENIYSQSKKGLEEYLGENLLNKIGIGMLILGIIMLINFGIDAGFIGNIGQLFIGFSVGGILLVLSHRQRNSSKSLSATYLVGGMIILYYSASLLFEYYSVGSQIWAYAINLLITLIAVILAIAHNRKTLALISIVGGYVTAFVVVGFESTNYFALFTYLLLLNIIALGIAHRKEWGNINIFTFIASLFLFDVWVFLADFNVGNNALTALVFSTLYYVTFFLMNVVYSMGTKQRLKGFNYTMLLANVISYVIIISYVLYQIDSFGYLGVFIFGLAVFNSIYSYLLYKSDSADVKLFYTVVGYTILFFTIAIPLIVDKEYINICFVFEGVILIWVGVRSQMSVFKTASMFLIGASIVVWFLDLYWSYENDLTRRFLLNGAVLSSLLTMVGLAFSIYLLKDEDEDEDIGFITVGMYTNFLGGFMLLVLFLIGNLELIIHKSNNFGSNDFRLILIGLFNIIYAVGVWQFAKTVKWNGVMQIMGGMVFLMAFVYLGLVQPQAMDLLLEHIRTKSAESHWLTNSNALSQYLGHYLNLFITLFGLLLLTRDVYYEDGDKSVVYATTIYILCFAVVAYLSLELRNTVVWIFYDIGDGIEGKDAILQTNSQFGYPILWALLSVTAITLGMKYKIKEVRLFALILFVVLLIKFFAWDFWQMGRVEGIITFVIIGAILLRIGWKYNQLKKIVMEGELQEIYQNTSETETPRPKPTGRISSERQPTHETKNRMNPNPNRNIGSEMDAEDKKKERDELADLPPPPTPRPTSQQRPPSQEKAPNKMEDSQSDEEE; via the coding sequence ATGAACGAAAAAAACAATCCTAAAAATCCTGATAATTCCAAAAAAAGACAAGATAATTTTGAAGAAGAAAACGAAAAATTTCCCAATCAAAAATTTGATGAGAAGTTAAATCAACTTCCAAAAAATCTTGTTCCCAAAAGATATACTTCACAAGCTTCTACTCAAAATAAAGATAGTGAAGCTAGTGATTTATTGAAAGTTGCTGAAGGATTTAGAGAGGAAATACAGGAAACTCGTTCTTATTTACGTCGTTTTGATAAAGATTATGAAGAAAATGTAAAGAAAGACCCTATTTATCATCATCTTAGTCAGATGAGTGATCTTACCATTGAAGATGATGAGTTGGCGCAACGTATCTATAAAAATAAAATAAAAGAATATAAAGGAACACGAGAAGCACCACGCCAAACAGGCGATATGGTAGGTAGAGGACGAAAAGTATATCTAAAAGTTTTTGGAGAAGATGAAGAAGGAGAGCCACAACAAAGACAAAGTCAGCCTGATTCTCGTTACCAACCTAAAGGAGTCACATTACAAAACCAAACTCGTGCATTAGAAAATATTTATAGCCAAAGTAAGAAAGGGTTAGAAGAATACTTAGGAGAGAATTTACTCAACAAAATAGGTATTGGAATGCTTATTTTGGGTATCATTATGCTTATCAATTTTGGTATTGATGCTGGTTTTATTGGAAATATAGGACAGCTATTTATTGGGTTTTCGGTAGGAGGAATTCTTTTGGTACTTTCACATCGTCAGAGAAATAGCAGTAAAAGTTTGAGTGCAACTTATTTGGTAGGTGGAATGATAATTTTATATTATTCAGCCAGCTTACTTTTTGAATATTATTCGGTTGGTAGTCAGATTTGGGCGTATGCAATAAACTTACTTATCACATTGATAGCTGTAATTTTGGCAATTGCACATAATAGGAAAACACTTGCCTTAATTTCTATTGTTGGTGGGTATGTTACTGCTTTTGTTGTGGTAGGCTTTGAATCGACTAATTATTTTGCCCTTTTTACTTATCTTTTATTATTAAATATCATTGCTCTAGGTATTGCACATCGAAAAGAATGGGGGAATATTAATATTTTTACTTTTATAGCTTCTTTATTTCTTTTTGATGTTTGGGTATTTTTGGCTGATTTTAATGTCGGAAATAATGCTCTTACAGCTCTTGTATTTTCTACTCTTTATTATGTTACATTTTTCTTAATGAATGTAGTTTATAGTATGGGTACAAAACAGCGTTTGAAAGGATTTAATTATACCATGCTTTTGGCAAATGTGATTTCTTATGTTATCATTATTTCTTATGTGCTTTATCAAATTGATAGCTTTGGTTATTTAGGAGTGTTTATTTTTGGTCTAGCAGTCTTCAACTCTATTTATTCTTATCTTCTTTACAAGTCAGATAGTGCAGATGTAAAACTTTTTTATACTGTTGTTGGCTATACCATCTTATTTTTTACGATTGCAATTCCACTTATTGTAGATAAAGAATATATCAATATTTGCTTTGTTTTTGAAGGCGTGATATTGATTTGGGTAGGTGTTCGCTCACAAATGAGCGTTTTCAAAACAGCTTCTATGTTTTTGATTGGAGCTTCTATTGTGGTTTGGTTTTTAGATTTATACTGGTCGTATGAAAATGATTTGACAAGGCGATTTTTATTAAATGGTGCAGTTTTGAGCAGTCTTTTAACGATGGTCGGACTTGCATTTTCTATTTATCTATTGAAAGATGAAGACGAAGACGAAGATATTGGGTTCATAACAGTAGGAATGTATACCAATTTTTTAGGTGGTTTTATGCTTCTTGTTTTATTTTTGATAGGAAATTTAGAACTCATTATTCATAAATCAAATAATTTTGGAAGTAATGATTTTAGACTTATTCTCATCGGACTTTTCAATATTATTTATGCTGTTGGTGTGTGGCAATTTGCCAAAACAGTAAAATGGAATGGAGTAATGCAAATTATGGGAGGAATGGTCTTTCTGATGGCTTTTGTATATTTAGGATTAGTTCAACCTCAAGCTATGGATTTGCTTTTAGAACATATTCGTACAAAATCAGCAGAATCACACTGGTTAACCAATAGCAATGCACTTTCTCAATACTTGGGACATTATCTCAATCTTTTTATTACTCTTTTTGGTTTGCTTTTACTTACTCGTGATGTTTATTATGAAGATGGCGATAAATCAGTTGTTTATGCAACCACAATTTATATTTTATGCTTTGCTGTAGTTGCTTATTTATCTTTAGAGCTTCGCAATACAGTGGTTTGGATTTTCTATGATATTGGTGATGGAATAGAAGGAAAAGATGCTATTTTACAAACCAATAGTCAGTTTGGCTATCCTATTTTATGGGCTTTGTTATCAGTAACAGCAATTACTTTAGGAATGAAATATAAAATAAAAGAAGTGCGTTTGTTTGCCCTTATTTTATTTGTGGTCTTGCTGATAAAGTTTTTTGCTTGGGATTTTTGGCAAATGGGAAGAGTCGAAGGAATTATTACTTTTGTTATTATTGGTGCAATTTTGTTGCGTATTGGCTGGAAATACAATCAACTCAAAAAGATTGTTATGGAAGGAGAATTACAAGAAATTTATCAAAATACTTCTGAAACAGAAACTCCTAGACCAAAACCAACAGGAAGAATTTCTTCTGAGAGACAACCAACCCATGAAACTAAAAATAGAATGAACCCAAATCCAAACAGGAATATTGGTTCAGAAATGGATGCAGAAGACAAGAAAAAGGAAAGAGATGAATTAGCTGATTTGCCTCCACCTCCAACACCTCGTCCGACTTCTCAACAACGCCCTCCTTCTCAAGAGAAAGCTCCCAACAAAATGGAAGATTCACAAAGTGATGAAGAAGAATAA
- a CDS encoding T9SS type A sorting domain-containing protein, with translation MRKILLFILFCLYFGFSSLSYGQFYPGGMGGGAMPFWFLPSQAYTTGVFPYPAPTNGNDVQIWIDNALVVGGSNDATQPTVARRPNYNNTGVYANASVRFDRANTEWLQMADDNSINSTTHDQKAMTLTFRANDVSPTLQFIYEEGGGTNGMGIYLSGNVLYVAIWNDGAVWPNVGGGSTLFSNGESYRFFRQTITANTDYLVTLLYDNNYTNTFRAFLNGTQMSVSDNIVRTSLPVGTFLAHTDDTGIGAVNGASKIFDITNASLTNTNVTPTTSGGTFFDGRIGEITYYNNGSNVARKIVENYFSTKYAFTLATDDMFPENPSFRSQMIGIGQETTNLTGDRISSNIQSSGGFFIQNIDFFKDIRDYVFVAHNSGVGTTPLGVGEYSNRLWLVEVTDINNNDGNLRVSFDLGGLSLASPACVNSADQYYLRINGVNTRLGAGTYNPVSQTITFVVPASEIDGAQITIGVNDTTVPLTEAGACNNGCDDDGDGLVDCYDGDCNGNSATPDPACDDYYYGQVPPDCVLPNTPDPDITTTIQFETDDIDFEVEQRGGVFIGDVVPDTWSEYAANGITGDDAIHAEVVAKNPYNTPYTAGPKNGQARSPHIYIYSGDDGQLLQQIPTPVTDKFSMLALGDVDRDGNGDIFVTGNDRRIYRFEFDPSVALAGTQPINNWVAQSSVLVGHSEMSPALADFDQNGVPEVYVGNAIYNAVTLANYIAPNNTLSSGNHPNDNTAAFPVAYDVFSPSDIVPATGVACGGDCQGLELVTGNRIYAVNLTAGTLTLLSSAPANITDGRASVADMDNDGRVDVVTCGYDNTGTAAGAIFIWNPRTQAQMGTTFKLTNGGQVTTVGGRPNLADIDGDRMLEIVVGGRNRLYAIETDSDADGFFGPALVLKWVGITDETSDRTSGSTFDFNGDGISEVIYSDEADVIIFNGATGAVVERVVSLSGTRSEYPIVADVDKDGLSELIVTSQNQNGPDDNAIGRVTVYASGSGSPWVSSRPVWNQHTYLITNVEDNLTIPSNQQNHIQPGYIAGPPAQTGPLNSFIRQVSSFDKDNNSLTPTGNLVITTIDATPASSGGDVDYSNCLPTGEIIISVTVTNDGDANLPASTPITFYDENPFSSNSNILNVLTLGIVLAPGATQTLSFSINVNGGNFNMYVLGNIDGNANPLPQYSAADNSIYENGECDYSDNGQPTFIDECLLPVELISLYAENLSKKVVVHWATATELDNDYFLVERAGEDLQFRAIGKVVGKGTRNERTDYLFNDYEPLLGTAYYRLKQVDYNGKWTNTKAVSVTRTTNNLPPALYPNPNKAGRELYMRGFVDASMIKQLRIMSITGQEVSSNIEVKSASDGIVVINLPKTLSKGIYILNIATDFGAENFKFMIE, from the coding sequence ATGAGAAAAATTTTATTATTTATTTTATTTTGTCTGTACTTTGGATTTAGCTCTTTGAGCTATGGACAATTTTATCCTGGAGGCATGGGAGGAGGTGCTATGCCTTTTTGGTTTTTGCCTTCTCAAGCCTATACCACAGGAGTTTTTCCCTACCCAGCACCAACTAACGGAAATGATGTGCAGATTTGGATAGATAATGCCCTTGTTGTAGGAGGTTCTAATGATGCTACACAGCCTACTGTTGCTCGTCGTCCAAACTATAATAATACAGGTGTTTATGCAAATGCTTCTGTCCGTTTTGACAGAGCTAACACAGAATGGTTACAAATGGCTGATGACAATTCTATAAATAGCACTACTCATGACCAAAAAGCAATGACTTTGACTTTTCGTGCAAATGATGTTTCTCCTACTTTACAATTTATTTATGAAGAAGGTGGAGGAACAAATGGAATGGGAATATATTTATCAGGTAATGTACTTTACGTAGCCATTTGGAATGATGGAGCTGTTTGGCCTAATGTGGGAGGGGGTAGCACTTTATTTTCTAATGGTGAAAGCTATCGTTTTTTTAGACAAACAATTACAGCTAACACAGATTATCTTGTAACTCTACTGTATGATAATAATTATACTAATACATTCAGAGCTTTTCTGAATGGAACTCAAATGAGTGTCAGTGATAATATCGTTAGAACATCATTACCTGTAGGAACTTTTTTAGCTCATACTGATGATACAGGTATTGGAGCAGTAAATGGCGCTTCCAAAATATTTGATATTACTAATGCTTCTTTGACAAATACAAATGTAACACCAACTACTTCTGGAGGAACTTTTTTTGATGGTCGTATTGGAGAAATTACTTATTATAATAATGGTTCGAATGTAGCTCGTAAGATAGTAGAGAATTATTTTTCTACTAAGTATGCTTTTACACTAGCAACAGATGATATGTTTCCTGAAAATCCTTCTTTTAGAAGTCAAATGATAGGAATAGGACAAGAAACAACAAACTTAACAGGAGATAGAATTTCCTCCAACATACAAAGTAGTGGAGGCTTTTTTATTCAAAATATAGATTTTTTTAAAGATATTAGAGATTATGTATTTGTAGCTCACAACTCTGGTGTAGGAACAACGCCTTTGGGTGTAGGAGAATATTCAAATCGTCTTTGGTTGGTGGAAGTCACTGATATAAATAATAATGATGGTAATTTGCGAGTGAGTTTTGATTTAGGAGGTTTGAGTCTTGCTTCTCCTGCTTGTGTAAATAGTGCTGATCAATACTACTTAAGAATCAATGGCGTAAATACTCGCCTTGGAGCAGGTACATATAATCCTGTTTCTCAAACAATTACTTTTGTAGTTCCTGCCAGTGAAATAGATGGCGCACAAATTACTATTGGTGTAAATGATACTACAGTTCCTTTAACAGAAGCAGGAGCTTGTAACAATGGTTGTGATGATGATGGTGATGGTTTGGTAGATTGTTATGATGGAGATTGTAATGGTAATTCTGCTACTCCAGATCCTGCTTGTGATGATTATTATTATGGACAAGTTCCACCAGACTGTGTTCTTCCTAATACGCCAGACCCAGATATTACAACTACTATCCAGTTTGAAACTGATGATATAGATTTTGAAGTAGAACAACGTGGAGGCGTATTTATTGGAGATGTTGTTCCTGATACCTGGTCTGAATATGCAGCCAATGGAATCACAGGAGATGATGCTATTCACGCAGAAGTGGTAGCCAAAAATCCATACAATACACCTTATACAGCAGGTCCTAAAAATGGACAGGCTCGTAGTCCTCATATTTATATTTATTCAGGTGATGATGGACAGTTGCTTCAACAAATTCCTACTCCAGTTACAGATAAGTTTAGTATGCTTGCTTTAGGTGATGTGGATAGGGATGGTAATGGAGATATATTTGTTACAGGCAATGATAGAAGAATATATCGTTTTGAATTTGATCCTTCTGTGGCACTTGCTGGAACTCAACCTATTAATAATTGGGTAGCACAATCTTCTGTTCTTGTAGGACATTCAGAAATGTCTCCTGCTCTAGCAGATTTTGACCAAAATGGAGTGCCAGAGGTATATGTTGGAAATGCCATTTATAATGCTGTTACATTAGCCAACTATATTGCACCAAATAATACTTTGAGTTCAGGGAATCATCCAAATGATAATACAGCAGCTTTTCCAGTAGCTTATGATGTCTTTTCTCCTTCTGATATTGTTCCTGCTACTGGTGTTGCTTGTGGTGGAGATTGTCAGGGTTTAGAACTTGTTACAGGAAACAGAATATATGCTGTAAACCTAACAGCAGGTACGCTTACTTTACTTTCTTCTGCACCTGCTAATATTACTGATGGACGTGCAAGTGTGGCTGATATGGATAATGATGGACGTGTAGATGTGGTTACCTGTGGATATGATAATACAGGTACTGCTGCTGGAGCTATTTTTATTTGGAATCCACGCACACAAGCACAAATGGGTACAACTTTCAAATTAACAAATGGAGGACAAGTTACTACTGTTGGTGGTCGTCCTAATTTAGCAGATATAGATGGAGATAGAATGCTAGAAATTGTAGTGGGAGGACGAAATCGCCTTTATGCTATTGAAACAGATTCAGATGCAGATGGATTTTTTGGTCCTGCTCTTGTTTTGAAATGGGTAGGAATTACAGACGAAACTTCTGACCGTACAAGTGGCTCTACCTTTGATTTTAATGGAGACGGAATTTCAGAAGTAATTTATAGTGATGAAGCTGATGTAATTATCTTTAATGGAGCAACAGGAGCAGTAGTTGAGAGAGTAGTGTCTCTATCAGGTACTCGTAGTGAGTATCCAATTGTAGCAGATGTAGATAAGGATGGACTTTCTGAACTTATTGTAACTTCCCAAAACCAAAACGGACCAGATGATAATGCTATTGGTAGAGTAACTGTGTATGCCTCTGGTTCGGGTAGTCCTTGGGTTAGTTCTCGTCCTGTGTGGAATCAACATACTTATCTTATTACTAATGTAGAAGATAATCTTACTATTCCTTCTAATCAACAGAATCATATACAACCAGGATATATAGCAGGTCCGCCTGCTCAAACAGGTCCTCTAAATTCTTTTATAAGACAAGTATCTTCTTTTGATAAAGATAATAATTCGCTTACACCAACAGGAAATTTGGTAATAACAACTATTGATGCTACGCCTGCAAGTTCAGGTGGAGATGTAGATTATTCAAACTGTCTCCCTACTGGTGAAATTATTATTTCTGTAACAGTAACTAATGATGGAGATGCAAACTTGCCTGCAAGTACACCAATTACATTTTATGATGAAAATCCATTTAGTTCTAATTCAAATATTTTGAATGTATTGACTTTAGGTATTGTACTAGCTCCTGGAGCAACACAGACTCTATCTTTCTCAATAAATGTAAATGGAGGTAATTTTAATATGTATGTATTGGGTAATATCGATGGAAATGCAAATCCGTTGCCTCAATATTCAGCAGCAGATAATTCTATATATGAAAATGGAGAGTGTGATTATAGCGATAATGGACAACCAACTTTTATAGATGAATGTCTTCTTCCAGTAGAACTTATTTCTCTCTATGCTGAAAATCTATCTAAAAAAGTAGTGGTTCATTGGGCAACAGCTACTGAGTTAGATAATGATTATTTCTTAGTAGAGCGTGCTGGAGAAGATTTACAGTTTAGAGCTATTGGAAAAGTAGTTGGTAAAGGAACTAGAAATGAGCGCACCGATTATTTATTTAATGATTATGAACCATTATTAGGAACTGCCTATTATAGGCTCAAACAAGTAGATTATAATGGCAAATGGACTAATACAAAAGCTGTTTCGGTTACACGTACTACAAACAATCTTCCTCCAGCACTTTATCCAAATCCAAATAAAGCTGGAAGAGAACTCTATATGCGTGGTTTTGTAGACGCTTCAATGATAAAACAACTCAGAATCATGAGCATTACAGGACAAGAAGTAAGCTCTAATATAGAAGTAAAATCTGCATCTGACGGAATTGTTGTGATTAATTTACCAAAAACTCTTTCAAAAGGAATTTATATTTTAAATATAGCAACAGATTTTGGAGCAGAAAACTTCAAATTTATGATAGAATAA
- a CDS encoding DEAD/DEAH box helicase, translating to MSEISKKNTPDTTTKSFVDLGLSDELLQAVKKVGYSSPSPIQEKVIPFVLDRKDVLASAQTGTGKTAGFTLPMLQLLTQDVKQRSKIRKRTLRCLILTPTRELAAQVFENVKEYSEFLDIRSAVIFGGVNQNPQIRTLKNGVDVLVATPGRLLDLEGQKALSLADVEILVLDEADRMLDMGFLHDIKRVIKLVPTKRQNLLFSATFSKEIKALAGKILNNHVTVEATPENTTVEKINQTVYSVNKTRKSDLIIKLIDEGEWEQVLVFTRTKHGANRLSEKMTKKGIQAAAIHGNKTQNARTKALQGFKDGSIRVLVATDIAARGLDIPLLPYVINYELPNVAEDYVHRIGRTGRAGAGGDAISLVSHDEVEFVENIEKLLNEKIEKKVVEGFEPTAPSKEDIEEAELAARQRSGRGGFARNRERNRTSDSRGKSNSVNLGKLKSKTKGRKTNNPKFGGKGRGK from the coding sequence ATGTCAGAAATTAGTAAAAAAAATACGCCAGATACTACGACCAAATCATTTGTCGATTTAGGTCTTTCAGATGAGCTTCTTCAAGCTGTAAAAAAAGTAGGTTATAGTTCGCCTTCGCCTATTCAAGAAAAAGTAATTCCTTTTGTTTTAGATAGAAAAGATGTTTTGGCTTCAGCACAAACAGGAACAGGAAAAACAGCAGGCTTTACTCTTCCTATGCTTCAACTGCTTACCCAAGATGTAAAACAACGTTCCAAGATTAGAAAACGTACTTTGCGTTGTCTTATTCTCACTCCTACTCGTGAATTAGCAGCACAGGTTTTTGAAAATGTAAAAGAATATAGTGAATTTTTAGATATTCGAAGTGCTGTTATTTTTGGTGGTGTAAATCAAAATCCACAAATCAGAACGCTAAAGAATGGTGTTGATGTTTTGGTAGCTACTCCTGGTCGTTTGTTAGATTTGGAAGGACAAAAAGCTCTTTCACTTGCTGATGTAGAGATTTTAGTCTTAGATGAGGCTGATAGAATGTTAGACATGGGATTTTTGCATGACATAAAACGAGTTATCAAACTTGTTCCTACCAAAAGGCAAAATCTTCTTTTTTCGGCTACTTTCTCTAAAGAAATAAAAGCTCTAGCAGGAAAAATATTAAATAATCATGTTACTGTAGAAGCAACTCCAGAAAACACAACAGTAGAAAAAATCAATCAGACTGTTTATAGTGTCAATAAAACACGAAAATCAGATTTGATTATAAAATTGATTGATGAAGGAGAATGGGAGCAGGTTTTAGTCTTTACTCGCACAAAACATGGTGCAAACCGTTTGAGTGAAAAAATGACAAAAAAAGGGATTCAGGCAGCAGCTATCCATGGAAATAAAACTCAAAATGCACGTACAAAAGCTCTACAAGGCTTTAAAGATGGTTCTATTCGTGTTTTGGTAGCTACAGATATTGCAGCTAGGGGATTAGATATTCCACTCTTACCGTATGTAATTAATTATGAATTACCTAACGTTGCTGAGGATTACGTACATCGCATTGGTCGTACAGGTCGTGCAGGTGCAGGTGGAGATGCTATTTCATTGGTTTCTCATGATGAAGTTGAATTTGTAGAGAATATTGAAAAACTTCTTAACGAAAAAATTGAGAAAAAAGTAGTAGAAGGTTTTGAACCTACTGCCCCTTCAAAAGAAGACATCGAAGAAGCAGAATTGGCAGCACGTCAACGAAGTGGAAGAGGTGGTTTTGCTAGAAATAGAGAAAGAAACCGTACTTCAGACTCTAGAGGAAAATCTAATTCTGTAAATTTGGGAAAACTAAAGTCAAAAACAAAAGGACGTAAAACAAATAACCCCAAAT
- a CDS encoding NADH-quinone oxidoreductase subunit C yields the protein MIFEELASTLQEKFQDSILVQNTETLQPRILIEKKESLLEIAHFLHTDDRLYFDNLVCITALDNENSFEVIYQLYSYPFEHSITLAILLAHEGDKNPVVDSLTSIWKAADWHEREAFDMIGIQFENHPDLRRLLMPADWEGFPLRKDYKTQENYHGIKVDY from the coding sequence ATGATTTTTGAAGAATTAGCAAGCACTTTACAAGAAAAATTTCAAGATTCTATTTTAGTTCAGAATACAGAAACATTACAACCTCGTATTTTGATAGAAAAAAAAGAATCTCTCTTAGAAATTGCTCATTTTCTACATACTGACGATAGACTTTATTTTGATAACCTAGTTTGTATTACAGCATTAGACAATGAAAATTCTTTTGAAGTCATTTATCAACTCTATTCCTATCCCTTTGAGCATTCTATTACTTTAGCTATTTTGTTAGCACATGAAGGAGACAAAAATCCTGTTGTAGATTCCCTTACTTCAATTTGGAAGGCTGCTGATTGGCACGAAAGAGAAGCCTTCGATATGATAGGAATTCAGTTTGAGAATCATCCAGACCTTAGAAGGTTATTAATGCCTGCTGATTGGGAAGGTTTTCCATTACGAAAAGACTATAAAACACAAGAAAATTATCATGGAATAAAAGTAGATTATTAG